A segment of the Zingiber officinale cultivar Zhangliang chromosome 8B, Zo_v1.1, whole genome shotgun sequence genome:
ACTAAGCAAATCGCTAAAATAAGCAATGATctgaaaagataaataatttaactaatataAATATTTGAAACGTGTAAAACTCTCATTTCAGAATTTAGATATTAGAAAAAAAATCCCTCAAAaaggaaaactaaatctgcaAGGCTTTCACTCAAAATAAAAGGTAACATAATGAACATAAGGACAGACCTGTAAATGACTTGCAACATTCTCTCGAGTGAGTCCTTCAACATTCATGAGTTCAAGTATCTTCTTAGGTAAAGCCCCTGTGAAATATATAGAAGCAAATTGAGATTCTAGAGATATTAAACACAAGTTTGACTAATTATGATTTACAAATATAAAGCACTTTGATCTCTTACTGTCAACGCCTAAAGTTCTAACAGCTGCAATGAAACGTAAATGCAAATCAGTGGACCATGAGACCCTTCTTTTATGCTTTGCTATTTCACCACCTGAGACCCTTCTTTTATGCTTTGCTATTTCATGAGCACAATCTTCGCCCTTGTTTACTTCATTGATGCACGAATTTGAAATCCTCAAACATTCATCCTCATGTGCCTTAATATCATTGTTATTGCCGATCAGTTCATTACTCCCCTTCTTATCTGATAGTGCTTTCCTGATTACGTGTTTCCATATGAGCTTGAGTTCTTCAATCCTAACAGGTTTCACCAAGTAGTCAACAGCCCCATGAAGTACACCTTTCATTACATAGCTGGTTTCAGAATTGATGGATAACACTGCAGAAGAAACAACAGcatattataaaataaacaaaacaaaatagAGTTCTATAACATACATTTGTAAACTTACTGATCACAGGCAAGTCCATCTCAAGACCAATAATTTCTAAAAGCTGGAAGCCATCCATGTCAGGCATTTCAACATCAGTTATCACAAGGTCATAGTAGCCTTTGTTCCCTCTTAAAAGTTCTAAAGCTGCCATTGCGTGTTGGACTGCTGTAACTGCAAGTTGTACTCTGTTAGTGCAATTGAGATAACCTTTTTCCAATGAATAATTAATGCAGGAAATGGTTTACTTGGACACATTAATCGAAGTAGATCCCTGAGTAATTAATTTACTTTGAGATTGATGAACTATACAGATTTCATGTATAAGATTTCTCATGGTATGAATGCTCCTTTTTTTCCTAAATTGTGCATCATCAAGTTCAAATTTCACGCACTGACATATGCTACCGGAAAACAAAGTTGGAATTTCTACCTAAATAAAGTCATCTCAGAGAATTTTAAGATAAGACTATTAGTCAAAGATTGGCCTTTAATTTTTTCTTCACAAACTTTGAAGAATATCTATGGGTTTCCAGATACAGAACCATCTAGTCATTCTCGTGATTCTAAGACGAGTTGAAATAGAACCCAAGCAACGCACTCCTTCAACTTCTATCGCCGAGTTCTTGAAAAACATAAACCTAACGAGCCAAAAAAAAATAGACACAGCTATTTCATTCAATTCACCAAAACCTTTTAAAGCGGAGATTTTTTTGGGTCTCtgtaggtaaaaaaaaaaataataatcaaccgCAATCATAGAACCAcgattttttttctgaaaaagaaaaccaagaatCACCTGGCGTTAGCCCCAGATACGGAACAAAAGAAAAGGTAGACAACCAAAAGAAATCAACGACGACGAATCCACAGCGAAAGAAAAACAATCAACCTCGATATCCGCATTGTCCGAGTAGGGTTTCGAGCATTCTGAGGCAAGCTCTGTCATCGTCCACCGCCAGCACTCGCATCCCCAACGGGAACGCGTTCTTCATCGAGGATTCAGTGCCTCCGTGCGCCACGAGGTCGCTTTCGCACTGCATGCTCCGACCTCTCTCCGAAGACCCGAAAAGACGATCTTTGTCGAGAATTAGaagggaaggaaaaaaaaaaaaaaagcgagCAAGGGACGACTCGGAGGCCGCGAGGCGGGGCTGGAACATAAATAGAAGTTTTTGGGCttgccttttttattttttttcccaaaattaCACTTTTTTTTAATACTCGATCGCCACGCTTTTCTTGTACCTGCCGTACGATACGATGGACCCACCTAAGGGTTTGATCCTGCCTCACGGACAGTGCCGTAGGTATACAGTGCGAAGTCGCGCAAggcattttttatttattttatttttttataatttttttcttaaattgaCAGTTATAAAAAATTAGTTTCagaatttaaaaattagattataatattaaaaaattagatGCACACTCTAGAGTGATAGAATTGGGTGGgtacacataaaaaaaaaaaaaattgttatttttacttaatattataattcaatccttaatttttaaaagtaaacataataggaagtttaaaaaaaatcataataaaaaaagTTTAAATATACACTGTCTTTAGGGTACTGTCTGTACCGGATCGGCTGGTTAAACTGACATACCTGAGCTTCTGTAGCCCTGTAGGTATACTACGTGGATCCTCAAAcaaatcttaaaataaaaaaaaaaataaaaaagacattttttatagttaaaaatagattaaaaaaatcaaaaatcaaaagagtTAAATTGACGTCACATTTGAAGGTAAGTACCCGAATACGTACTGATGGTTCGTATTAGTATCCATGTTCACCCGGTCTGTCCCATATTAGTTCGGGTGTTATGATTTATTTTTCTCATAATGATCATGGGTCCGATCGATGGGGGTCCTAGGGGTAAGGATTTCACCTTTTGCTGCAAGTATTAGTATCCATGTCAATTTATctgaatataaaatttattttaaattctagattttatgtaacaaaaattttgtataatctattttatttatttttaaaatttagattatataaataatatatttttaaatttagaaaataaattttattttttaaatattaaggtAGTGTTTGATTCTTTTTTTAGGAAtctaaataggaataaaaattaaaattttcttttatatcctTAAAAAAATAAGAACAAAAATTAGATATGAGAGAAAGTTTAATGTGACAGAAAAATAtgattgagagagaaaatgtgataggaaagaatgaagaaagagaaaatgtgatgagagagaaagtatgatggaaagaatgaagagagaaaaaatataataagagaaaatgagaaaaaaaactgTGATGGAAGAGAGCATCAGACAAAAGGCAAATATGTTCGCCCCAACACCCTCGCTAGTCGGCCCTAAAatcaacacggagaaggtaaatcacgatgatTGAGAAGGCAAGTGACAGGTGGGGTGAGTTTACACGGATTATAGGGATTTATGCCATGTAGTCCCGAGATTCAACCCTAAAACCTTATCCGGCAATTAATCTGTCACTTACCAACTCAGCTAAGCTCGTGGGGTCTCAATGggagagagtatgatgagagaaaaaatatgatgagagaaaaaatgtGATGGGATAtaaagaagagagagaaagtatgataaaaggaaaataaggagagagtatgtgatggaagagattgaataGAGAGAAATTGTAATgaggaagaataagaaaatatagtgtgatgggagagaaagcaCGTGGCCAAAAGGCGAATAAGCCAGCCCGCCCCAGGACCAACagggagaaggtaaatcacgataACTGACAAGGCAAGTGACAAGTGGGGTGAGTTTACACAGGTTGTAGGGATTTACACCCTATTAGCCTGAAATTCGACCTCAAGATCTCATGTGGCAATCAACCTGCCACTTACCAACTCAACTTGTGGGGGCAATGGAAGAGAaagcatggtggcaaaaggcaaatacgctcgcccctagcgctcccgccaacccatcccagggccaacatggaagaggtaaatcacggacggctactagcctttggaatagtgattagcacataagggaaacatttacctcggctttgccaagattcgaactccagacctCATGGTTGTTAGAGCgtatattaaaagtctagttttttataaacatttattttaaaataaataatcacattggtcaaatgtctacatttgtatgctaagtgtagttgttcaattaatttatattgtagataacatgatgtgtggtgtcagacacagaagatcatgttatcaattccttataaattataaatagtagctcacgactaagatggaaatgaacaaaccattggaatagttgtagtgtaatttggtattagtttatcttaattataaaattacactagtacactctgagtgtattgagcaggaccatttaaggtgagttcttttatactgactgaataaaagaacaaggcatttgttattatggaagtgtgtactcttaattctgatataataacaagtacatatatctaatatttatttctttgacttatcaatgggtaagatttagttcgataaatcaagaggctttataagttgggaaatgatattattcatagtgtgtgttgttgattatagaaaaaaattgtgtcctagtaatctaggttgataatgtccccaagagaaactcataaggattgtcatgtaaaccctgcaggtggacttagtccgacatgatgataaagttgagtggtactactcttgaagctaaatattaattaagtgagttgtcagtaactcatttaattagtgggcatttgatatcttaaacacagggagattaacacactcatgataaaaaggatcccatatagtaatatgggattggtgtggtaattcaataataactctttagtgaaatgagatatattgatgaactcgagttgggtgttcggggcgaacacgggaagctcaagttcatcgggaaaccaaaaccaattcctcctcttggtctctgtCGTAGCATCTtctttataaagtcttatacccactcatacccacttTAAGGTGGTCggtcaagcctagcttggagcccaagctagggttggccaaaccaaggtgagttggttgccgaccctagcttgaacccaagattaattggtcggccacattaaaataaaaggattttatttttttaaaatattttcttacgtggaagtcatgattttaaaagagagtttaaaatttaaatctttccttttataattttctacaaaagattaagagaaaggtttgatatctttctttatttgtagttaaaaggaatattttaatttttgataaaacttttcttttttaactatcctcatgattttaaaaaagagtttaaaatttaaatctttttttttatagtttctacaaaagattaagaaaagatttgatatctttccttatttttaaattaaaaggaagcttttaattttagagaaaaattttctttttgtaaatcatccaagattttaatttataaaagtttccttttataaccaaccatgaagggaatttttaaaagagaaatttttatttaaaaattttcggaaacaaattaggaagttttaattttgtgtttaaaactttctttccttggaggattagatatggGCGGCCAGaaaggatttttaattagttaaattttccttttcaatggcaaggaaaataaggaagtttttattaaaactttccttatttgccaagatcaagaaatataaaagagagggtagaggtgcctcaccttataacaatacttctattattcctctcctccttggtggtggtcgaccctctgttggttgctactcggaaaatctaatggttccactgtacaaaaattttgtacaaaggtctaaacctttcctagctaccatgtgttcttttaaattaaacttggattgcctgcggaacttaacacgtttgatccaaagtttaatttacttgttcttttaggtttagacttggatcttctgcggaacttaacacgttcgatccaaatcatctaggttattaattccattaaatattaatttccaaaattagttttcaggactgcatggcgaggcacatgaccttcttggatatgggaacaaccaccaccgcctagacaaagccttttaaggaaagctaatatttaatttccttaaataactttaggtcaaccaaaaggagcaatcaaatcacaaggaaaagaaaaacaaaagaacgatcattgaaaactaattcgaaatactagaatcgcatgcctcttgtatttgatatttttacaaagaaataaaactagtatgatgcggaaattaaatactagtatacctttccttttacaaacaaaaacctctaggtcttctaccgtattcctcttctaacctcggacgttgtgtgtgcaatgatcttccgagatgagaaaccaccaaagcaccttcttctcctccttgcaaggttcggccacaacaagagcacctccaaggatgaagagcttcaaccaccaccaatgctccaagggatgctagaaaagaggcttcttttttctccttctccttcttagatttggccaccaaagctatctccaccaagagaaggtttcggccacacaaaggagaggagaggaaaaagaagggccggccacacccaaggagaaaagagaggaaaagtagaatagagatgttcacaatgaagtctcctctaccctctcttttataatccttggtcttggcaaataaggaaaatttaataaaaacttccttaattcttttgccattgaaaaagaaaatttatttgattaaaaataattttcttctcatcaattataatggccggccatattaaagctacaaacaaggaaagttttaattaattaaaacttcctaatttgtctccagaaatttataaaaaatttctccaataattttcatcccttcatgattggttaataaaaaggaaattttataaattaaaatttttcttttaaacatgtggataaaaagaaagttatctctaaaaattaaaatctcttttaatctacaaataaggaaagatatcaaatcttttcttaatctcttgtagaaacttataaaaaaaaatatttaatttttaaactctcttttaaatcatgaacatggttaaaaaggaatttttttaaaaaatttaaaatccaccttttaattgacaaataaggaaagatttcaaattttaaactctcttttaaacatgtagatgatttacaaataaggaaagtttttaagaaaaaattaaaaccatccttttaatctacaaatcaGGAAAGAGAtgaatctcttctcttaattttttgtagaaagctataaaaggaaatttttaatttttaaactttcttttaaaaccatggtatccacataagaaataattttaataaaaatcatttttaatattttagtggccggccacctaagcttgggacccaagctttggccggccaccaacttgactcatccacttggacttggccggccctagcttgggttccaagctagcttggccggccccattggatgggtaagaagatgggtatgtggttggtataaatctctatatacaagaggctacaatagggaccgagaggaggaattggttttggtctcccgataaaattaagcatcccgtgttcgccccgaacacacaacttaattttatcaataataattcattccactagagaactattattgaactaccgcaccaatcctaaattacattttgggctccttcttattatgagtgtgttagtctccctgtgtttaagatgtcgaatgtccactaattaagtgagttactgacgactcatttaattaatatcttagtccaagagtagtaccactcaaccttatcatcatgtcggactaagtccacctgcagggtttaacatgacaatccttatgagctcctcttgaggacattctcaacctagattactaggacacagtttccttctataatcaacaacacacactataagtgatattatttcccaacttatcggtcttattgatttatcaaactaaatctcacacattgataaattaaagaaataaatatcaaatatatgtgcttgttattatattaggattaagaacacatacttccataataactgaggtctttgttcctttataaagtcagtataaaagaaacgacctctaatggttctactcaatacactctaagtgtactagtgtaattatatagttaagataaactaatacctaattacactacgaccttctaatggtttgttctttccatcttggtcgtgagctactgtttataatttataaggtactgataacataatcttctgtgtgtgacaccacacaccatgttatctacaatataaattaattgaacaactacatttatcataaatgtagacatttgaccaatgtgattcttatttctagataaatgtttataccaaaagctaggcttttagtatacatcctaacaccctcatccttcttcatctccttttcttcttctttagtggcccgCGACATCAACTCTTGGGGAGTCCTTGGtagccggattttgcttggagaagaagtggagaaaagaggctttgtttctagcatcccttggagcttggtggcggtggtcgaacctcatcttttcttggagttcttgtggtgaccgaaacttgcttggagaagaaggaagcttgggtggattcttgtctcgatagatcgtcgcccacacgacgtccaagataaaaagaagaatacgatagaagatcgtgaggtctataagctataaaaggtataactagttattagtttctgcatcataactagttcatccttttatttagatcttgaaataccaaatacaagaagtTAATGAATCTAGgattatcgaatttatgttttcgattttgtgttttttttttaacttgtgatacgattgttctttttagttaaacctagggttattataaggaaattaaatattaaatttcgttgaaagactttgtctaagaagtggtggatgttcccatacccaagaagacctagtgtctcgccatgtttaacctggaagccaatatctgaaattaatagttaattgaatttgtaacatgggtggatttggatcaataatgttaagcatcgtctgcgatccaagtccaaaccactaagaacaaataagttgaatttggaatcaataatgttaagttccgttcatgattcaaatttaatttctaaagaatataaTAGGTTgataggaatggttcaggacttgtacaaaatttttatacaggggaaccggtacgatattcccagtagcaaccaacaatggtagcaccacctcatgtgctagccactagactgtCCCgagaggagagaaagtatgattagagagaatgaggagagaaaaagtgtcataagagagaaaatgtgatgtgagaaaatgaagagagagaaagtgtgatgagagaaatgaGTAAAGAGAGTGTATTGCGGGAGAGATTAAAAAGAGATAAAGTGTGATGATagactgaggagagagaaagtatgataaaagagaaaagaaaagagtgatatgaaagaaatatTAAACAAATAcattaagggtgcgtttggttcggggttattcttgataaccttggttatccatccaaggttatcaacaaaaaccttgtttggtttaagtattcgatgattcccgagtaatgttccatgtccgacacgtcagcaaaagggtcatgcagcccggaatcggaaaacctcagaaaactaagatttttcttgattccggggttaacgaattttttttaccaaaaataccctccgataagaaaaaacatggaaaaaagagaaaaaatgtaaaaaaatattaaaaaatgtaaaaaaataaaaaaatgtttaaatttttttaaaatttcaaaatttttaaaaataaaaaatttaaaaaaataaaaaatttaaatttaaaatttaaaattttttaaaaattaatttttttaaaaaaaatatatattttttaaaaatttaaaaaaatttaaaatttttaaaaacataaaaaaatttaaaaaaaaatttataaaaatttaaaaatttaaaaataaaataaataaataaaatttaaaatttaaaaacggtaaaaatataaaaaaatataaatataaataatataaaaaatataaaaacattaaaaaaaataaaaaacacataaaaacgtaaaaaaatatacaagaaaaagaaaagtaaaaaaacataaaaaataaataataataataataataataatatgtttagttgattttgtaacggagggtaatacggtaaaatattaactaaggtattcattaaaatcttcaaacaaacaagtttttgttgcattacctaagttgaaccaaacaatatttggttatattttattccccataaccttggttatgtgattacctggtaatcacataactaaggttatacataataacttgaaccaaacgcaccctaagggtATTTTGTCCAAAATTTTATACTTATTCTCATTCTCGTCAAAACTCAAGGGAAGAGGTGGTAGATTTCATCAATACGTAAGTTTTTGAATTtcattcaaaaattttaattccaTTTTCATCAACTAAacacaatttttgaaaataaattcatTTTATTATCCCTAAACTCAAATAAACACCACCTAATAtatcatttaattttgaaaaaagagaaaaaaaaataaaggaaataaaaaagtaaagatataataccataaaagttgaatatctaaatttaataaaataatttatatgatctaaattttaaattttgaataggAAATATAATATGGATGAAGATAACAATTACGACAACTTATAGTTAATTTTTACCGTCTactataattaaatagtatttATTTAAAATACAGTGGACACCATGTACTCTTGATTGATTTtacttattaaaattttatttttaatgaatTATCATTCTCTAATAAATAAAACCAGTATATGATAATATAGTATTATAGAAATTAACAACCATCTGTTCAAATTCACAGTAAAAGTGATTATTTCATCTCACACTTGGTAAGCCGTCTCCTTTAAGAGAGGTAAATTAAAAGATCGACTGTCAAGTGCAAACGTCCATAAAATTTGATTCCTGCAATTATTCGGAGTCAcgtcaaatatgaaaatatttttaaatgacgTCCTTTTTCGGACTGCTGTTTATAGAAGGGTGAAATAAATATTTCCATAATTATTTGTGCGGTTTGGTTAAACTATTAATTGCGAAGCCCAAAAGGGTATTAAAGTTAAGCATTGAGCTCCCGTCCGGTTGCATCGCTTTCGCCGCTGAGGCCTTCAGCTCGCCGGCCTTCGCCCTCATCGTCTTTCCTTCCTCGCTCTTCAGCACTGTCTCCAGCACCCTCACCGCCCCTTCCTCCGTCATCGACCCTTCTTCGAACCCCACCCCGATACCCCATACTGCCGCGACGGTCCTTCCGTTCAGCCTTTGGTCGCCGAAGAACGGCCGGCAGACCATCGGCACGCCGGCTACCGCCGCCTCCAGCACCGAGTTCCACCCGCAGTGTGTCACGAAGACCCCCACCGCAGGGTGCCGCAGCACGTCCTGCTGCGGCGCCCACCCCACCACGAGGCCCCTCTCCCTGGTCCGGTCCAAGAACCCCCGCGGCAGCAGCTCCCTCGCGCGCTCCCTCAGCGACCAGAGGAACGCGGCGCCGCTGGCCTCCAGCCCTTGCGCCAGATTCGCAAGCTCCTCCAGTGACGGGGTTACGACTGAGCCGAAGCTGACGTAGGCCACGCTGGCGGTGGCGTGGCCGTCGAGCCACGGGAGGCAGCCGTGCGCATCAGGAGCGGGGCAGGAAGCCGGAGGCGGAGCGAGGAGGTGCAAAGGGCCGAGATGCAGGGGGTTTGGGAAACAGAGCTCCATCTCCGCATCGATAACCGGGTCGAAGCCGCGGACGGTGTTGAAGAGGACGGCGGCGGCCTTGTGGATGTTTTCGCCTATTCGGTGAAGGAGGCGCGAGAAGAGGGAGTCGATctcgccggagacgatgccctcgGGGAGGTCGCGGATTCGATGCGCCGATAAAGCAGGGACGAAGCTGAGCAATTCGTCGTGCCGAGCGATGACTACATTTAATTACTCGAGATTTAATCAATGGACGAGCCGCATAAGACGACACTAAGGCGCTCCATGAACGTAATCTACCTTGATCGCCGACGCCGACGGTGTCCCGGAGCAGATCGGTCCGGAGATGCGCGAACAGAGACGCGGGCCCGCCGGTCCACAGGGCGATCCAAGGCGCCCCCACCTCCGCCGCCTCATCTCCGGCCATCCACATGAACGCGTCGCTCACCACGCAGGTCGCCACCGCACCTCTCGCCTTCTCCACCGCCGCGTCCATCGCCGCCCGCAGGGTCTTCGGCAAGGCCGAAAGGAACAGCGAGATCCTCTCCTGCTCGCTCGCCGGAGGATCCGCCGCCTCCGGCAGCCCATCGTCGATGGGGACGAGGGAGAGGCTGACGGGGGCCGGGGGGAGGGACTCGAGCGACCGCTGGGTGCTGATGAGGGATAGCGAGACGGCAGGCGCGGCACCGGCGATGGCGCAGGCGAGGGCGAAGAGCGGGGCGGCGTGGGTGCCGAAGGGAAAGGCGACGAGCACCACGTGCCGAGAGGGGCAGGAGCGAGTGCTGACGTAGTCCATGGCGGTGGCGAACTGGCGATGGTGGGTGCAGTTGGAGATCGGCGAGCAGTGTGTGACGAACAAAACAGCGGATATCGATAAAGTATATATACAGACACGCATACAAATTTCCACCACCGCCTCGTCGGATGGCGTGGTTCCTCGTGTTACCTAATGCCTAACAGCTAATCGTGTGAAGATTGCGCGTCCACGTAACAGTGTCGGAGTACTTAAAACATCTCCTTTATTATCATATTTAAAAGTAaacaaattttatatattttttattataaaaaaatttcctaaCAACTCTTTCATATAAATCCCAcactaatttttttaatatattatttttttatttttaaaaattaaaattaaaaaaattaatattaaaaaaaatgaacgaAGGACCGGCTCCGTATTAAAACCATGGAGCTCCCTCTTATTATGGTTTCCATTATGGAAGCCCTCGGTACGCGCTAGGCGCTACCAAGGTCTAGGGCAttcatttctttttgtttcttttttttgtttttgttttttttttttttttatagagcgTTAGCAGTTTCGATCACTGATCAATCAGATGGCACAGCTTCACACGTAACTGCCCAAGCTGTTGCCTATTGGCATTTACTTAGAACATCCAAAGCAAGATTTGTAAAgaggttttaaaaataataaaaaaaaattgaattattaTAGGCATGACATTTAAGATTTTTAGTTCcagatttttaatttgattttttcttGGAAATTAACGATATGAGTAGggttaataattaataataaaatttatagagAGGGTTCTTTTTATTATGAAGAAAGTAATATATTTTTGTCTATGATGTAGcatataaaaaattagaaaaaaaatcattaagAATTTTAACGATTCCAAATGTTTTTAAACACTTAAACAGGTTTAGATAATATTTGAATCATCACTCGGGATAGCTGAGCTGATAATCATTTGGTAAATTTGTAACATGATAATATTTGAATCACCACGAGACATAT
Coding sequences within it:
- the LOC122014367 gene encoding anthocyanidin 3-O-glucosyltransferase 7-like; its protein translation is MRVCIYTLSISAVLFVTHCSPISNCTHHRQFATAMDYVSTRSCPSRHVVLVAFPFGTHAAPLFALACAIAGAAPAVSLSLISTQRSLESLPPAPVSLSLVPIDDGLPEAADPPASEQERISLFLSALPKTLRAAMDAAVEKARGAVATCVVSDAFMWMAGDEAAEVGAPWIALWTGGPASLFAHLRTDLLRDTVGVGDQVIARHDELLSFVPALSAHRIRDLPEGIVSGEIDSLFSRLLHRIGENIHKAAAVLFNTVRGFDPVIDAEMELCFPNPLHLGPLHLLAPPPASCPAPDAHGCLPWLDGHATASVAYVSFGSVVTPSLEELANLAQGLEASGAAFLWSLRERARELLPRGFLDRTRERGLVVGWAPQQDVLRHPAVGVFVTHCGWNSVLEAAVAGVPMVCRPFFGDQRLNGRTVAAVWGIGVGFEEGSMTEEGAVRVLETVLKSEEGKTMRAKAGELKASAAKAMQPDGSSMLNFNTLLGFAINSLTKPHK